In the Spirochaetales bacterium genome, one interval contains:
- a CDS encoding ATP-binding protein, with product MHFFNTAGPVNALDHYCIDPLRRFDLSVILKLIEQKKYFVLHAPRQSGKTSCMLALTDYINQKDQYKCLYINLESSYTAADDITESMKCILSELSSRARDYLNDYLPEKIAFNLLEERGPNLAFNELLTQWSKNSLKPIILIFDEVDSLQGKILAALLRQLRAGYDKRPRLFPQSAILCCVEDIRYKKIELSPGNVVTGGSIFNIEAKSLRLNNFSKDDIESLFHRYSKDTQIKVDMAAINKIWRLTAGQPWIVNALGYEICSEMVPRKKDISTIKERDVDEAAENIIQKQEIHLQNLVEQLNQEGVKKIISPMLTGEEFFQDISEEDFQYLYDLGLITISSSQIGIANEIYKEIIPRSLIYSTQLLIRYDLDLFSEEDGMLNMRKIIKSFQNFYNKYFRRWAERFSYQQAGAFLFFQAFLQRIIDGGGKIQREYGIGRKFTTLTISWPYRQSIQKNLIDLHFFKPPLKEQMRKSVEELTVQMKERKISDGYVIIFSKNPDELWEQKIYKNNKEDGLIIDVWLI from the coding sequence ATGCATTTTTTTAACACGGCAGGTCCCGTCAACGCACTTGATCACTATTGTATCGATCCGCTTCGAAGATTCGATTTAAGCGTTATCCTTAAGCTTATCGAACAGAAAAAATACTTTGTTTTACACGCCCCCCGTCAATCCGGTAAAACCTCGTGCATGCTCGCCCTTACGGATTATATCAACCAGAAAGACCAGTATAAATGCCTGTATATCAACCTCGAATCCAGCTATACCGCCGCCGATGACATAACGGAAAGCATGAAATGCATTTTATCGGAACTCTCTTCAAGGGCCAGGGATTATCTGAACGATTATCTGCCGGAAAAAATAGCGTTCAATCTTCTCGAGGAGCGGGGTCCGAATCTCGCCTTTAACGAACTCCTCACTCAATGGTCGAAAAACAGCTTAAAACCGATTATTCTTATTTTCGATGAAGTCGATTCACTGCAAGGGAAAATCCTTGCCGCCCTGTTACGCCAGTTACGCGCCGGCTACGACAAGCGCCCCCGGCTTTTTCCCCAAAGCGCGATACTCTGTTGCGTGGAAGATATCCGTTACAAAAAAATCGAACTCTCTCCGGGAAACGTCGTCACCGGCGGCAGCATTTTCAATATCGAGGCAAAATCACTCCGACTGAACAATTTCAGCAAAGACGATATCGAATCCCTCTTTCACCGGTATTCGAAAGACACACAGATAAAAGTCGATATGGCTGCGATAAATAAAATATGGCGGCTCACGGCCGGGCAACCGTGGATCGTCAATGCGTTGGGGTATGAAATTTGTTCGGAAATGGTACCCCGGAAAAAGGATATTTCGACAATAAAAGAAAGAGATGTTGATGAAGCGGCGGAAAACATTATCCAGAAACAGGAAATACATCTTCAGAATCTCGTCGAGCAATTGAACCAGGAGGGGGTGAAAAAAATCATATCGCCGATGCTGACCGGTGAGGAGTTTTTCCAGGATATATCGGAAGAAGACTTTCAATACCTCTACGATCTCGGTCTGATCACAATAAGCAGCAGCCAGATCGGCATCGCAAACGAAATATACAAGGAAATCATTCCCCGATCACTTATTTATTCCACACAACTTCTCATACGATACGATCTCGACCTCTTCTCCGAAGAAGACGGGATGCTGAACATGAGAAAAATAATCAAATCATTCCAGAACTTTTACAACAAGTATTTCAGACGATGGGCGGAACGGTTCAGCTATCAGCAGGCCGGCGCATTCCTCTTTTTTCAGGCATTCCTGCAGCGAATTATCGACGGCGGGGGAAAGATACAGCGGGAGTACGGTATCGGAAGAAAATTCACGACACTGACTATTTCATGGCCTTACCGCCAATCGATCCAGAAAAACCTGATAGACCTTCATTTTTTCAAGCCGCCGTTAAAGGAACAGATGAGAAAGTCAGTGGAAGAATTGACGGTGCAGATGAAAGAAAGAAAGATCTCGGACGGCTATGTGATCATTTTCAGCAAAAATCCCGATGAATTATGGGAACAGAAGATTTACAAAAACAATAAAGAAGACGGCCTTATCATCGATGTATGGCTTATATAG
- a CDS encoding sugar transferase, with translation MVNRNRSIKDRKIINPISSVDIKVLNKKEFRLFLNIERNRADRLNNVFSLVLFETHEVYNKKQIRRIIDTLKNRIRTVDVAGWLDDHYLGVILHATDGDGAWMFAIDVAKKIYEVSPAPPFTIFTYPHSWFENGDPNGNTTSGTGEHDEENNVINISGKQAVPTGTTRCMKKAEVLKSRLANVFSRDIPLWKRLIDLLLSGTALLLLSPLFLLVAAYIKIVSPGPVFFKQERIGYQGNKFTLLKFRTMHHNIGVNVHAHHLKELINGGDRPMTKLDGKNDSRIIRGGNVLRKSCIDELPQLINVFLGEMSLVGPRPPIPYEVNEYTRWHRYRFDVLPGLTGLWQVSGKNRLSFNQMVRLDIKYGKKLSFLFDVFIMIKTIPTIMGLIFESVIDKLRRNREQHMETKETKKELSLLIAEIFSQE, from the coding sequence ATGGTAAACAGAAACAGGAGTATAAAAGACCGTAAAATCATTAATCCCATATCTTCAGTCGATATAAAGGTGTTAAATAAAAAAGAGTTTAGACTTTTTCTCAATATCGAAAGAAACAGGGCGGACAGACTCAATAATGTCTTTTCACTCGTCCTCTTTGAAACCCATGAAGTATATAACAAAAAACAGATTCGAAGGATTATCGATACGTTGAAAAACCGTATACGGACCGTTGATGTTGCAGGATGGCTCGACGATCATTATCTTGGTGTCATTCTTCATGCGACAGATGGAGACGGGGCGTGGATGTTTGCCATCGATGTGGCAAAGAAGATTTATGAGGTTTCTCCCGCTCCGCCCTTTACAATTTTTACCTATCCGCATTCATGGTTCGAGAATGGTGATCCGAATGGAAATACGACCTCCGGAACCGGTGAACATGATGAGGAGAATAATGTCATCAATATATCCGGGAAGCAGGCTGTCCCGACCGGGACCACCCGCTGCATGAAGAAAGCGGAAGTGCTTAAAAGCCGGCTGGCGAACGTTTTTTCACGGGACATTCCTCTGTGGAAACGACTTATCGATCTCCTCCTGTCAGGGACCGCCCTTCTGTTGTTATCCCCTCTCTTCCTCCTTGTCGCCGCATATATCAAAATCGTGTCACCGGGACCTGTTTTTTTCAAACAGGAACGTATAGGGTATCAGGGCAACAAATTTACGCTTCTGAAATTCCGTACCATGCACCACAATATCGGTGTCAATGTCCATGCGCATCACCTGAAAGAACTCATCAACGGTGGTGATAGACCAATGACCAAACTCGACGGTAAAAATGATTCGAGAATCATCCGTGGAGGGAATGTGCTTCGAAAATCATGCATCGACGAGCTTCCGCAACTCATCAATGTTTTTTTGGGAGAGATGAGTCTTGTCGGACCGAGACCGCCGATCCCCTATGAGGTCAACGAATATACGAGATGGCATCGCTATCGATTCGATGTGCTTCCCGGTCTTACCGGATTGTGGCAGGTAAGCGGGAAAAACAGGCTGTCATTCAACCAGATGGTCAGGCTTGATATAAAATACGGTAAAAAGCTGTCTTTTTTATTTGACGTATTCATCATGATAAAAACAATCCCGACAATTATGGGATTAATCTTCGAATCGGTTATCGACAAGCTGAGACGAAACAGGGAACAACATATGGAGACAAAAGAAACCAAAAAGGAATTGAGTCTTCTTATTGCAGAGATATTTTCGCAGGAATAA
- a CDS encoding SdiA-regulated domain-containing protein translates to MKKENKLIIILLCTIAGVAVLSIWITRPAEGESGTSVVNLMGVLPYDILHPDTIITLPPELTEVSGISYYRDNILACIEDENGIIYLLDYESGEMKGNHKFGKDKDYEDIEIMKDTIDDMETKIYILLNTGTIYRIKNLGLADQKIKKYQTFLSSRDDAEGLCYHRGLNALLITCKNPQYLAGMDEPIYTFDLNKKSMTAVPLFSIDIDAIREKAENPFLIKGKLQPSGIAVHPVTGEIYLISSVEKLLVVIDTDGAIRSVTELPRQLFLQPEGICFLPGGDMFVSNEGRGGQGNIMRFLYRKQ, encoded by the coding sequence CCGTCCGGCGGAAGGTGAAAGCGGGACTTCCGTCGTCAATCTGATGGGTGTCCTGCCCTACGATATATTGCATCCCGATACCATCATCACACTTCCGCCGGAACTGACGGAGGTCTCCGGTATATCGTATTACAGGGACAATATACTCGCCTGTATCGAAGATGAGAACGGTATCATCTATCTGCTGGATTATGAAAGCGGCGAGATGAAGGGGAATCACAAATTCGGCAAGGATAAGGATTACGAGGATATCGAGATAATGAAAGACACAATCGACGACATGGAGACAAAGATTTATATCCTTCTCAATACCGGAACGATCTATCGCATCAAGAATCTGGGGCTGGCGGATCAGAAAATAAAAAAATACCAGACATTCCTGTCATCGCGGGATGATGCGGAAGGTCTCTGCTACCACCGGGGATTGAACGCCCTCCTTATCACCTGTAAAAATCCGCAGTACCTGGCAGGAATGGACGAGCCCATTTATACTTTTGACCTCAATAAAAAAAGCATGACGGCCGTTCCGCTTTTTTCAATCGATATCGACGCGATCAGGGAAAAAGCTGAAAATCCTTTTCTCATAAAGGGGAAATTACAGCCTTCAGGGATTGCCGTGCATCCGGTGACGGGGGAAATCTATCTCATTTCTTCCGTCGAAAAACTTCTTGTCGTTATCGATACGGACGGGGCAATACGGTCCGTGACCGAATTACCCAGACAACTATTCTTACAACCGGAAGGGATTTGCTTTCTTCCCGGCGGAGATATGTTTGTGTCGAACGAAGGCCGCGGAGGACAGGGGAATATAATGAGGTTTCTATATCGGAAACAATGA